The following proteins are co-located in the Flammeovirga kamogawensis genome:
- a CDS encoding pseudouridine synthase — protein MKKHTPKKGKNLNPFKKFIKEKPKSDSFSSERSSGPKRSFKRNEEKDKQKKNQKIVSTSYSPHDKTSKKPVYDIKKVISVAKKLKEESDEPVKVKSSDIRLNRYISNSGVCSRREADQLIADGKIKINGKVVTEMGYKVQANDKVEHGGKLLKRERYVYVLLNKPKGFITTTKDPQERKTVMQLVKNACEERIYPVGRLDRNTTGLLLFTNDGEFATKVAHPSSNTQKIYRVELNRPFKEEDEEKLRDPKFELEDGSPYIDGLSVNDDDRREIGIELHSGKNRIVRRIFEHFGYQVDVLDRTVLAGLTKKDLPRGKWRYLGEDEMIQLKYLSGIDKKKKKDKKEKAERREKKEGFKGRKR, from the coding sequence ATGAAAAAGCACACTCCGAAAAAAGGGAAAAACTTAAATCCTTTTAAGAAGTTTATCAAAGAGAAACCTAAAAGTGATAGCTTCTCTTCTGAAAGAAGTTCTGGACCGAAAAGATCTTTTAAAAGAAATGAGGAAAAGGACAAACAAAAGAAAAATCAAAAAATTGTTTCTACATCGTACAGTCCTCACGATAAGACAAGTAAAAAACCTGTCTATGATATCAAAAAAGTAATATCAGTAGCTAAGAAATTAAAAGAAGAATCTGATGAGCCAGTAAAGGTGAAATCTTCAGATATCCGTTTAAATAGATATATTTCTAATTCTGGTGTTTGTTCTCGTAGAGAAGCCGATCAATTGATTGCTGATGGAAAAATCAAAATTAATGGAAAGGTAGTAACAGAAATGGGATACAAGGTTCAAGCAAACGATAAAGTTGAACACGGTGGTAAGCTACTTAAGAGAGAACGTTATGTATATGTTCTTTTAAACAAACCAAAAGGTTTTATTACTACAACTAAGGATCCTCAAGAAAGAAAAACAGTGATGCAATTGGTAAAGAATGCTTGTGAGGAGCGTATTTATCCAGTTGGTCGATTAGATAGAAATACCACAGGTCTTTTGTTATTTACAAATGATGGAGAGTTTGCTACAAAAGTAGCTCACCCATCAAGTAATACTCAAAAAATTTATCGTGTAGAATTAAATCGTCCTTTTAAAGAGGAAGATGAAGAGAAACTAAGAGATCCTAAATTTGAATTAGAAGATGGCTCTCCGTACATAGATGGATTGTCTGTGAACGATGATGACCGACGAGAAATTGGTATTGAACTACATTCTGGTAAAAACAGAATTGTTCGTAGAATTTTTGAACACTTTGGGTATCAAGTTGATGTTTTAGATAGAACAGTATTAGCTGGTTTAACTAAAAAAGATCTTCCAAGAGGTAAATGGAGATATTTAGGTGAGGACGAAATGATTCAGTTGAAATACTTATCTGGAATTGATAAAAAGAAAAAGAAAGATAAAAAAGAAAAAGCTGAACGAAGAGAAAAAAAAGAAGGTTTTAAAGGCCGAAAGAGATAA